TATACAGTAGTAGACTgttaaatgtttaacaaccagttctcaaaaaacaaaaccctaattTGTAACCTTTGGCAGTTTCAGTGATGTAAATACTTCCACCATGGTGGTTTTCAAGCTACCCTGACATCCCTAAATGCAGATCTGGGAAGAGATGAGCCAGCCCACCTCTTGCAGCCGGTCTAGGACACCACTGGATACTTAACTTAATGTCAGGTACTAATGAgtgctataaagaaaaagaaagcctgGCAATTTTACGGGGAATAGTCAGGAAAGGCCTATCTGAGAATGTAGAAGGAGTACAAAGACTACCATTTACTGAACAGCTATGTCAAAAACAATAGTAGGCACTTTCATATACATAAACTAAATGTCATTCCTTTTGACAGATGAGGAGAGTAGAAGTTACATACTTTTCCCGTGGTACCAAAGCTGTTAAGACATTGAGAGATTCATAAGACAGGCTTGCCTGGCCCCAAAGCTTCTGACGGCCCATTGGTTATTCTCCCTCAGACTGTTAGTATGGGGAAGGAGACAAGGCATTGGTACACTAGGGTTCAAGAAGAGCAACTTCCCTGGGTGGCCCAAAGGAGTTAGCCTGAGGGCAAGAAGCCACTCATTCAtagtctaaaaagaaaaaaatacagttctTAAGACTTACACTGGACACCAAAACTGCCAACCACATTAATAATTTCCTTGCTTGCCACTTCCATATAGAGAAATGGGGTTAGTTGTAATGCCTCCCTCTTAGGTAGTTACATTAAATGAGATAGTGGAAGCACGTAAAAACCGTCCTCTTTAAAACAAGCTCCCCAATCCTCAAATTTCACTGCACCAAGGAACCCAGACCATGGCTCAGGGGCAGACCAAAGATTGAGGGAGAGCCAAGGACGCAGCAGGATGCCCAGAAGACTGGCCCAATTTGGGCTCTGGGGAAATGTCTAGAAACAGCCTTCGGAAGATATTTGATATGGAAGCTGAGAAAAGGGGTCCCGGGGTGCAGACGCAACGGAAGAGGATTTTCTCGCTCACTGACCTTTTTACGGCGTACTGACAGCTCCTAGGCGGGGGAGCAGGGGCCGCCAAGTTCGGTAGGAGGTGAGGAAGGGAATGCTAGGCGGGTGCGGCACAGAAATGGGGGACCGGGCACAAAAAGGGCTTTCGGATATTGGCAAGGCGTCCATTTCCCGCCTCACccaggaagaggacagaggagcccCGGGCAAACTTGGCGAGTGGGGTACCGCGGTCCAACGCCGGGAAAGCGTGCGCAGCCCGGCCCGACACGGACGGGCCGGGTGAGGGGCCGACAAACCCTTGACCTTGGCCATTCTTTGCTACAACaatcttttcccttttgttctcACTTTGCTTTATTCAGAAGCCATTATCTTGGGGCAGACATGCGCTCTCCACGAAGCAGGACACACGCTTCCCTACCTATCTTCATTCTTCCGGCGCTCCTCTCCAGTCGTTTTAGTTTCCCGCCCGCCTCGCTGTCTCAGCCAACCCTTGTTAAGCATATGCAAGACGTCATGAGTTTCTAGGCAGATCAGAAAAATCCTCCAACCAGGGGCGTCCTCGCACGCCCTCTCCCGGTGGTGCCCACCAAACGGTCTGAGCGCGCGACGGCTGCTGCGAGCCCTACGGCGCGGGGGCCTGGCTACCGGAGGAGCGGCGGGAGCGGCGAGGAGTGGCCCTCAGTGAGGATTTAGGTTGGTTTGGTTTATTCAGGTTCTTTCTGGCAGCTCCTCCCGGCTTTCCCGTCCAAGTTTGTCAAGATCAGGCCTCATGGCGGGCTTCACCTCCTCATACGTTAGTGAGCTGGAAACCCTGAGGAGCGCTCACTGAagtatttttttcccacttattttttagtattttaaatatcatcCACCTTTAAAAGCTTACCTGGCCTGTTGGACTGAGAGCGTGAGAGCCACCTTGTGTACTCGCTGGGCAAGAAACCCCTTCCCAGCAAGAACTGGCCTTACGCTCCGTAGACGAGTGGGTGGGCACAGGTCCCCCactcaaatatttgtaaatattttgtctagttcattcattcattcatacttgTTGAATGCCTGCAACCGTTCTGTGTGCTTAGATACATCAGTGTAAAAAAAACAAAGCGCGTCATTAGCAACAGCACCGCCGCATCGTCACATTTATTGAAGGCTTATGTGGCAGGAGTTGAGGTCAACTTAGCTTCAAGTAACTCATTTATTCTCACTTTAGTCCCCTACTCCAGTGTTCATAATAACATTTGGCACAGTGTAttgacattttttatttacatGTGTCTTTCCACTTACTCCCAGGAATTCCTACTGCAGGATGGGTGGTGATACCTTCAACATCTTACTAGGAGCCTGGTATGTCCTAGTTGCTCGACAATTGTTTGCTGAAAGAATGTATAAATATGAATAGTCCTGCTTGGGGGGTATTTTTTCCAAGTGAGCTGTTACTCCTCAAAACTTCTGTTTTGAAATTTCCTTCAGACTCCAGGGTACGTTAGAATATCTTCAATGATAGGAGAACTTCCTTGAAAAGAGACATTAAGTCAGCCAGCACTAGGTTTGGCAAATAACACGACTGAGTAATACCAGTTTTGCTCAAAGGATAACAGAATAGTAAAGAGACTGGTTTTTCTTGTGTAGCTTAAAGGCCAGATCTAAATAAATCACTTCCCCAAAGAAATTTTGAATAATGGTGTCATCACTGCAATAAGTTTATAGCCTCCCAAAGTGACTGTTTTGAAGGGTAACGTTCACCTCGGAGTATAAATTTTGACATGCCTATTATCTTATGCATGCATAAAAAAGACTAATCCTTTCAGACCAGCATACAAGTAAAGGTATACCTGTACAGAGCCCAGCATATGAAAATTCAAATACAGTGTTACGAGGTAGAGAATTAGAAGGTAGAGAGGCAGGTCCAAGATGGTAGCTTAGAAAGAGCCTGAACCCACCTGCTCTCACATACACACCAGTCTGTACCTACACACCAAGTAATTTATTCTGAGAAAGAACTGAGGCCTGAATGAACACCTTTTGCATAAGGAGGGATATAAGGACCACATAAAAAAGGTTAGGAAACATGGAGACATGGTAATGGAGAGATGCCCCACCCTGAATGTGCCCTGCAGTAGGTAGGTTCTGAGTTACCAGAACATTGATTTGCCTGCTCTGGGGCACAGAAAAAAAACTGGTTTAAAAGGCAAACCAACTTTCAGAACTAAAGTACTTGCCAAATGGTAAGGAAACTGCCAGAACTCTAGGATTGGAGGTGCTGGAAAGCACCATTGTTTACaacccctcctcccacccaccatacacacacacacacacacacacacacacatattgctAGTGTGGAGGAGAGCAGGGTGAGCACCATTGTTTATGTTCCTGCCCTCATACTGATAGTGCAGATGGGAGCAGGGTCAGGGCGATACCTGCTCCCGACTTAATCAGGGTAGTCTCTGGCACCCTGCCTATGCTGAAACACACCTGCTGGAGATCCTGTAGTCCCACCAAAGTGGCACTAGTCTGGCACCACACAGATTCAAAACTCTTTGGGAttgagaacaaacaaaacagaaatagactcttaGAGAACATACTGGTGGTTGTCATAGGGGAGAGGATGggagaatgggtgaaataggttaaagaggaaaaattagtgagattattttatcttgatctgggtgatggttacatgagtgtatacacataccCAAATTCATTGAGCTTTGCACTAAgacttgtgcattttattttatgtacccTCCCCAAAAGACTTGAGGGTAGCCGTTCATTTATGATATATCCATAACATGCTAGGCACTGCTTGGTGCTGGAAATGCAAGATGACTAATCCTTTGTCCTCAAGGAATGATTACatcattaaaataattcttttaaggtgaattttattttaatgtgcatAGCTTCAGAAATCATGTTTGGCATAAAATGAGGTACAGAAAATGTGTAATAAGTGAGGGATTGTGAAGTAGGAGAGGGTTAGTTAAGaaacattttttagaaaatagCTTGAATGACATTTGGAAAGAAGAAAGTTGGTATGGATTGGTGCAGAAAAGAGAAGTGGATCCTTCAGACTTAACTCAGCCAATGATCCAAAAGTTGCTCGATGATAGAGGCAGATCACAAAGAGATGGATTACCTTGAAGAATATTTTATAGAGGTCATGAAGAGAGAGGCCTGATGAAACATTTCTTATTTACATCAGAGAATGGGGCCATAGTGACCCTGATTTCCAGATTCAGGGTCACTTTTCATCGGATGTTGGTAAATAATCACTGCTGAATTTCCTCTCTCTATACctcatttttcatgttttcatgCTGACAGACTTCTTTTATTGATCCAAATAGATGAAGGCAAACATATAAACAGATAAGTGCAGTACAGGAATCTCACTTCATCTAATAGCTACTATTATTTTTCTGTGTCATTTTGCTATACACATAAGCCAAACTGAAACAAACAGAAGCAAGATGTTCCTTTAGGACACCCACACCACTGATACTCTTCCTGCAATTTCTCTGAAACCATGCCAGGATTCAGGAAAGGGGCTGACTTTTAACAATATCAAAGAAAGCATTTTCTataccctctttctttcttttttggtcaCGTTCTCCAGCATTGctgtctcctttctttctctccagcTTTTGGACCTTCTCATAAAGATAGAAATGCTACTGATTGGTGTCTGAGCCCTGCTGACCTTGATCCCTTGCCCAGGTGAGGCTGTTTGGGAGAGTTTCTTTAGTCACTGTGTGCCCAGACACAAGTGGCTGGTCAATGAGGAAGAGGATGGGAAGTCCTGAGCAGGGCAACACTTGCGTATTCCCTTATCTGGGCCCTTGGGAGACATTCTGATTTTTTGGATCACTAGGACACAGAATTGTAATTGGGATAACCTAAATTAAGGGACAGGATAATAGAACTCTCCTTAAGAAATAtgccttctaaaaaaaaaaatatgccttCTCTGCTTGACTCCCTGTTACCCCAGGACTGTCCTATTTTTCTGTTcttgagaatatttttatttctttgttgccATCCTTTGTATCATGAAGAACtacaataggatttttttttctgtgtggcttttatactgtttttttaaatttattattttgttatcattaatctacaattacatgaagaacattgtttactaggctccccccttcactaagatACAATAGGATTTTGATAGGACAGGGCCCCATGGCTCAGATGTGAGGAGTTCTCAAGATGGCAGGAAGGAACTGGAGCCTTAGTGGGTAACATTGCTGCAAGAGTTGTGTATTTCCAGAGGGGACTGGTATTTGGGAGACAAAGTAAATGGTGGACATGGAATAGCTAAAGGGAACCTGTAGGGAAGCTTTCAGGAGACTGTGCCCCTCACCAACATCAGGCATCTAAGATTTATCTGCTGTTTCCCTCATTGCACCTGAGAAAGTTCCTGTAACAGACTAAACTCTTAAGCATCCAAAAACATCCATTGCTttagcaacaaagcaaaatgggACAGGATTACTTTGAGAAGAGGTAAAAAATTCCTTGGGAATTAAATGACCCTGCGAGTCACCTCTAGGCTAGTGGTTCTCATAATTTGTCATGAATAAGGATCAGCAGGAGTGTTTGTTTTGCTCACTTGCATATTTCCAGGTCCCACTTTCCCAAACTCAAACATTCAGTCTGAAGTGGAGCTACACTTCACAGTTTTACAAGCattccaggtgattctggtgaAGGAAATCGTTATGAGAGAAACAAAATTTGAGATATAAGTAACAGAGCTCTTTTTCTTAGGGGCCTACTAACCCCATGAGAGCCCTCAGCAGCCAATCCTGGGAGCTTCCAAGACATCTGGAAGTTTGAGAAGAGAATGGTTTCCTGGGCATGATTTTTAGCAGCTCCAGTTTCCATGGTGACCCTACTGGAGAAATCAAGATCCCAAAAAAGATGATGAGTGGAGGGAATGAAGATGGAATCAGGGTTCTATCTTCTTCACTAGGGTTTTTTTCTCATCCAGTTCCCTGTATCTTTTATTCAGGGTAGGTTTCCTATTCTCTAACCTATAGATAGAATagtctctgtgttttatttggGTCTCGTGGTCCTCACCAGAGTCTTTGGCATATGTGGTTGATCATTTCAGGGGCCACTGAAGAGCTGTTTGAGGTTTCTGTTTGGCCTGATCAGGCCCTGGTAAAGGTCGGACAGTCCCTAATGGTCAACTGTAGTACTACCTGTCCAGACCCGGGACCCGGTGAAATTGAGACCCAGGTGGGCCGGGGGCCTCAGTGGAAGGAGTTTCTCCTGGAGGATGTCACAGAGAATGCCATCCTGCAGTGCCGCTTCTCCTGCGCTGGGACACAAAAGTACACAAGCCTTGGCATCACCGTGTATAGTGAGTGgggctcagggctggggagggagtggggcaaCATGACTATGTCTAATTTAGGGAAAGATTAGAGATTTATTTTAGGGGAGAGAATGAGGTCCCTTACTAAATATTTCTGTCATACTGTATGAATTCTAGAGCCAACTACTTCTATTTCTCTTTGGTGTAGGCTTCTAAATTAGGAGCAGACCATAGAGGCCATCCAGACATCTGTGCttgagaatatattcaaatacaGGAAGCAAATGCTAATAAAGCACCCTTATAAATGAtcaaaaaagtataaaatcaaTGAATTATTTGCTACAATTTCTTAGGATAAATAGAGTTTGGAAAAAGGAGGGTCTTTGTGGGCTGGGGTAGTTAGAGAAGTCTCCATGGAAAAGGAACCCCTTAAGCTGTACTCCTGCAGGATGAATAGGATTTGAAGTGAGAGGGATGGGTGAGGAGGGCCTTTCAGGTGGGCAGAGAGCACCGGTAAAGCTAGGGCAGTAAGAGTAAGGGTGATTTCTGTGTGGTAAGAGCTTGGTTAACAGTATAGTTCTTGTGTGATGCTAAGGGGCTCCTGAGAAGCTGCTCATGCCTCTGAAGCAGCCCTGGTAGAGAGAAAAAGCTCCACAATGGCAGCAACAGACAAAACAAGGGACCACCCCTCAACATTTCTCAGCCATGGCGTTCACCTCCTCTGATGGGCAGAAGAGCCAGAAAGGCCAACTCATGGAGGGCAGGGGTGGCAGAGAGCTGCCTCTGCCTCGGGGTAGCACTCACCTTCTGCCTCAGGCTTCCTGTCCTGCACCACTTCTTTCTGGAGAGGCGAGTAGCTTTCTGTCATCAAGCCTGCCTTTTTGTCTTCAAGAGCCACCAGAGCAGGTGATCCTGGAGCCGCAGCCTGCATGGGTGGCCGTGGATGAAGACTTTACAGTGAAGTGCCATGTGCCCACTGTGGTGCCCCTGGAGAACCTCACCCTCACCCTTCTCCAGGGTGACCAGGAACTACATAGAAAGAACTTTCCAAGCTTGGCTGTGGCCTCCCAGAGAGCTGAGGTCACCATCAGTGACAGAGCCCGAAGGGAGGATGACAGGTGCAATTTCTCCTGCCGTGCAGTCCTGGGCCTGAGTACACATGGCGGAGGGCTCTTTTGCGGCAGCTCAGCTGTCAGGGTGCTCTGGACCTTTGGTGAGTCGGAGCCCAAGTGTGGGAGGAATCCTGAGGCTCATTTACCCGCTCTTACCTTGGCCGTTGGGACTAAGTTCCCACAGGGTTTGGGATGAGGGTGGGATGGTAATTAAGCTGTACTTGTATTTGGGCTTTAAACTCCCCCTGGGGGGCAGAGAGCTTTTAGCCCCAGTCCCTTCCTACACTGTGGTTTTATCCtggcttttctccttttccttccctcattTCTTGGCAGAATTCTTTCAGAGCCCCCAAATCTGGGTCTCTCTGCTTCTGGAGACTGTGAGCTGCGAGGTGGCCAGGGTGTTCTCAGCCAAAGAGGTGGTGTTCCGCATGTTCCTGGGAGACCAGGAGCTGAgccccttcctttcctgggagggGGACACAGCTTGGGCCAATGCCTCCGTCCAGGCCGTGGAGCCTGGGGAGCAGGAGCTGACTTACCTTGTATCCCTGGGTCcgatggaacagaaaagaggagAGCCCGTGCACATCTACAGTGAGTGACCTGCATCTGCCCTTCCCCATGAGGGTTCTCTGGGAAACTCCCGGTAAAGGCTTGGTGATTCAACTGCAAATATTCCTGCTAACTTTTGCTAGGTACACTCGCAAGTGAACATTAGCCTTCATCTTCCTCTGGTAAGTGCAGGCAGCCTGGAGACATGCATTTAGGCAGCAGTTCTGTCCATCCTTCCCTTAGTTTCCTAGGCCATCCTACACAGAGTGATGTAGATGCTTGAACTTGTTTCTAGGAATAATTACTTGAGGTGAGGAGGAGAGCTGTGAGAGGAAGAGACATCTGGCTCTCCTTGCTGCCTCGGCATAGCCAGACATGTGCATGCTGCATTTGTTGTACAAACTCTCCAACTCCCCAACCACCCTGTTGCTCCAGCCGCTCAGCACAGGAGCAGTAATGGTATCCCGTCTCTCTCCTGTTGTCTCCCTAGCCAGGGGATACCACCAGCAGAGAGAATATGGAAACAGCTGCTGGTTTTGAGAACTatgtttgattctctttttcctttcctagtAGGCTTCCCTCCACCAGTCCTGGAGATAGAAGAATTATACCCGTTGGCAGGGACAGACATTAATGTGACCTGCTCAGGGCATGTATTAACATCACCCAGCCCTACTCTTTGGCTTCAGGGAGCTCCAGACCTCCCTGCCCTTGGGGAGCCTGCCTGGCTTTTCCTTACCACCAAGGAGGAAGATGATGGCCGAAATTTCTCCTGTGAGGCCTCTTTGGAGGTATAGGGTCAGCGACTGATGAGAAACACTGCAGTCCAGCTCCATGTCTTATATGAGTAGAGGCCTGCTCTTTGCTGTCAAAATAAGGATTATTAGTCACCCATTTGCAGAGCTCTTGGCCAGTGGCTTCATTATTAGAGTTGCCACGTTTTTctcattaaagttaaaaaaaatcaaaggagaaGATAAAATTAAAGCTCTTCAGGCTTACTTTACTCCCAGGAAAGTGAATATAGAGAAACATGAGGGGAAATTGGACAGAAAGGAGAATGTGGTTAAAGTGATCAGGTGGTGTTAGAGGGCTGATGGCTGAGGGCATAGGAATCAATAGTTAGAGTTTATGATGAGAAGGGAAATTTCCacataaaaatttgtattttgacaggtgtagatgcactcatcccaccagttcctggacttgccatgggaatgaagaaggagatatctaagctggcctgtgcaaacagtaaaacaacaaatttgactggatctatactgttggaactcaaccaagaattaggagaagtgcaaattgtagcgctccaaaatcttacaactacagactatttactgttaaaagaacataaaggatgtgaacattccccaggaatgggttgttttaatttgtctgatttctcccagactgttcaagttcagttggacaatatccaccatatcatagataagttttcacaaatgtctaaggtgcctaactggttttcttggtttcactggagatggctggtaattacaggtatgctttggttatgtaactgtactcctattatgttaatgtgtgtgcacaatttaattagtagtttaaaacctatacatgctgaagttactctacaagaagaaatgtcaaagaaataatcaatcttcccatgttttcttccacctgctacttctatagcttttcttcttccttcgtaatgacaacccctaaatagaatttgtgcctcatattgaatttaccgagtatcataattcttccaagtggtaaagatacctcaagacaaatgctgggcatagaagccacagggcataaatatgcaaagaagtaaaaagctaaccttttcaaacaataaggcttctttctcacttaccaactttacatttccctgtatggccccagaagatgactggttagccagagacgggtaagattcctcaagggaggaacaacctaagacaggcacagtcacaggggggccatcaggtgagaaattggggatcaacagaggtgaggcttagaacctcaccccccctgttctgagagaaatcttctgcatacgtggatgttttattgctcttatctagcttggattaacacatagtctacaggcacacacctgatcatctacatttgctctcgtacaacactaaactatgttttctacctttatcttgtatctacctaccacttcagcattttatgaaaaataataataataaagagagaaatgtggtatccacatataaatcaagtataaaaatcaaatgagtattcatatttgaactgactgtttagagttcataatgcatgagcaaaactgaaagtttctgtgatgactgcccttgtactgttcactatgtaacttattcactatgtaagaatttgttctccatgtaagaacttgtttgttatgcttcagaagattggagactgaagaaaattaggcttggggtggattaatgattgtgcattgagcattgactcccctatacagaattttattgttgttaacaaccatttgatcagtaaatatgagagatgccctcacaaaaaaaaaaaaaaaaaaaaaaggacagacttccaatggtaaaataaataagtaaccgggatgtaatgtatagcataaggaatatagtcaagatattgtaacaacttggtagggtgatagctggaacctagaattatcatgtatataaatgacgaatcactgtgttgtacacctgaaactaatgtaatactgtgtgtcaactacccttcaataaaaaatagttatctaaaaaaaaaaaaatttgtattttgaaaagtaGAAAAATCCTCATCTCTGGGTTCACTCCTGCCTATGTCCTCATTCACCGAGAAGCACAGATGGAAGCAGGGCCCCCAGGGCCACCATTGATAGAGCCGTCCGGACTATTTAGTCTGACTCCATTCAGATGCCCTTTGCTGCATCTCGGCCTCCTTGTCCAtggggaaaggaggaaagaagagtGGCTCAAAGCAGGGAACAGAGGGCCCTCCCCTGGAAAGAAGGCTGTTGGGTGGAGGGGACAAGGCATTTGGActagggcagggagagggagctgaCGTGAAGGTGAGGAGGGGATGTGGCTCACTGAGTTTAGCTCACTGGGGGACTGTCTTTTTTCCAGACAAGCCCAGGTTAGAGGAATCTGGTTGCCCTGGCAACCAGACGTGGCTGGAGGGGACGGGGCAGATGCTTGCCTGCGTCGCAAAGGGAAACCCAACTCCAACCGTGGTGTGTACGTGGAATGGAGAGATCTTCGGCCTTGAAGTGCCACAGAAGGCAACCCAGAACCACACTGGAGCCTACTGCTGCACAGCTGCCGACCAGCTGGGCTCCGTCAGCAAAaactttgctgtggttgttcAAGGTGCTTGGCTCCCCCTGCTGCCAGGGCCAGGATGGAACTCGCCCAGCGGGCGGGGATTCTTCTCCGAACGTGGAAAGGAGAAAGATTTCAGTGGGTGGAGGAAGCTGAGTTGAGAAGTGGGCTTGGTGGGCTCGGGCCGGGTGATTCTCGCCCTCAAACCTTCCAGTTCTGTCTTCTGTGCTTGGGCAGGTCTGGATGAAGGAATCAGCTCCACCATCTTCATTATTATTGTCGCCCTTGGAGTGGCTGTACTCACCCTAGCCCTGTGTTTGAACTATCAGCCCTGCAAAACAGAAAGGCAGAAATTGCCCTCTAAgcagaaagagaagaataaaggggAGGAAAGCCAGTTTGCAGTTCAGCAAGCAGAAGAGTGCAACGCACATAATTGCTAAATAGAAACAGCTCTTTGGTTGGAGGTGATCTTTACTACTGGGGTTTccgaagggaggaaagagaagtaGAGGGGAATGGAAGAGATGTTATCCTGTGTTCTGCAGTCCCATAAAACATGTCCCTTGTATCTGATCTATCCACAAGTTCAACTCTGAATTTATTCCAGTCACTAGGAATTCCAGTCTTATTTATTCAACTAGCTAAAGGGCCCCCTGCTCTTCACTGTGTGCTTCATCTGTCCACTTGTAGATTCAGAAAAGAAGATCCTGCCCTGGCCGCATCATCCCCCTTCCTACTTCCCTTTGCTTCCAAACATCAGACTGAAGAGATAGAAATAACTCAGAAATGCAATTCATTTCTCATGGTTTTCTCATGACTAAGTGGGAACCAATTTCTTAGTCCAGAGAGACAGGACATCAAAGAGAGTGAGTACCACCCAAAAGGATAGGACTCAAAACCCTATTCCTGCCTACGCAGTCCCCCGCTCCCCTAACCCGGGGTTCTGGAAGGCCGGCTCCCATAGCTGAGCTTGATGACATCACTAGGGGTCAGTGGGTGCCTAGGCATCAGCTCACTAACCATTTGTTGTATGCCTTCAGGAGTGTAAAAATTGTAAGAAATTACATGTTGGGTCAGACAAGCACTTGTTTAACCCAGTGTTCTGTCCCTAACCTGGAAGTTAGAGTTCATTTGTGAACTAAAGAAAAGCTGACCACCATACTAAAGACCACCAGAAGATATCTAAGGCCTAAGTATTGAAGGTTTCACTGACCCTGGGTGTCTCAAAATGGCCACCCATGAAAACTTAAACTTTCTAACTATTACAAGACCATCTGTTAATTAACAGCTAAAGTAGCATCCACATTCCTGCTAAAAGATATGCAAGGACATTTGCTCTTCCCCTTAATTTTCCTTCCATGCCAGGATGTATGTCAGCCCCCTCTCTTCTCTGCATCACTTATGATTGAAATGTATCCCTCTGAAGTTCTGTCTGTCTTGTCTATCTCCCCAAAgatgtaaaacatttatatgacTTGGACTCTTTGGAACATATCTCCTGCCCACCTGTAGGAGTTATATCTTCCTGGGCCTGGGTCCTAAATTTGGCTCAAATAAAACTCTGT
The sequence above is a segment of the Manis pentadactyla isolate mManPen7 chromosome 4, mManPen7.hap1, whole genome shotgun sequence genome. Coding sequences within it:
- the LOC118919669 gene encoding LOW QUALITY PROTEIN: intercellular adhesion molecule 5 (The sequence of the model RefSeq protein was modified relative to this genomic sequence to represent the inferred CDS: substituted 3 bases at 3 genomic stop codons), which codes for MGDRAQKGLSDIGKASISRLTQEEDRGAPGKLGEWGTAVQRRESVRSPARHGRAGGVLARPLPVVPTKRSERATAAASPTARGPGYRRSGGSGEEWPSLLDLLIKIEMLLIGVXALLTLIPCPGATEELFEVSVWPDQALVKVGQSLMVNCSTTCPDPGPGEIETQVGRGPQWKEFLLEDVTENAILQCRFSCAGTQKYTSLGITVYKPPEQVILEPQPAWVAVDEDFTVKCHVPTVVPLENLTLTLLQGDQELHRKNFPSLAVASQRAEVTISDRARREDDRCNFSCRAVLGLSTHGGGLFCGSSAVRVLWTFEFFQSPQIWVSLLLETVSCEVARVFSAKEVVFRMFLGDQELSPFLSWEGDTAWANASVQAVEPGEQELTYLVSLGPMEQKRGEPVHIYSFPPPVLEIEELYPLAGTDINVTCSGHVLTSPSPTLWLQGAPDLPALGEPAWLFLTTKEEDDGRNFSCEASLEVXGQRLMRNTAVQLHVLYEXRPALCYKPRLEESGCPGNQTWLEGTGQMLACVAKGNPTPTVVCTWNGEIFGLEVPQKATQNHTGAYCCTAADQLGSVSKNFAVVVQGLDEGISSTIFIIIVALGVAVLTLALCLNYQPCKTERQKLPSKQKEKNKGEESQFAVQQAEECNAHNC